Below is a window of Leucobacter sp. Psy1 DNA.
CTCGCGCTCGACAACATCCTCAAGGGGCTCGGGCAGATCGATGCGGCACCCGAGGTGCTGGCTGCGGACCTCGACGCGAACTGGGAGGTGCTCGGCGAGGCGATCCAGACGGTGATCCGCGCCGAGGTGACCGCAGGCCGCTCGAGCATCTCCGATCCCTACGCAGCGCTGAAGGAGCTCACGCGCGGGCGCCGGATCGGCCAGGCCGATCTCATCGAGTTCGTCGAGGGCCTCGAGATCGGTGACGCGGCCAAGGCGCGGCTGCTCGCACTCACTCCGGCCACCTACGTTGGCTCGGCGGCGGACCTGCTGGACTACCTGCAGCGCTGACGCGCCTGCGCGGTCGTCGCCCGCCTGCAGACTCGCGGGCGGCGACCGAAGGGTACGTCAGTGGTAGTGCGTGCCGTCGGGACCCTGAAGGTCTTCGCGAGCCTTCCGGTCCTCTTCGCTCGGCGATTTACCGAGACCCACCAGGGCGACCATCATCACGCTGACGATGAACGCGACGCCCGCGGCGATGCCGGTGAGGGTCCAGTTGCGCGTCACCATCAGCACGACGAGAGCGGCGAACACCGCGAGCACGAGGGAGAACCCGATCAGTTCGAGCGGTCGGAGGCGGTCGCGACGCGAGGGCGTCACGGGGTCCGTGCCGTCGGGCTGAGGGGATTCCGTCATGGTGTGGTGTCTCCGTCGTGGTGGGAGGTGAGCGTCAGTGGCGGCGTCAGTTGCCCGGCACGGGGGCCGCGCCTGACGCGGGGCGCCGCTTCCCGTCGAATGCCGAGATGCCGAGGAATACGGCTCCGACGATGGCGTACGCACCGAAGAAACCGAGGGCCGCGACCTGGTCGTCGCGGAACAGCAGAGCGAGCACCGCGAGCAGGACTCCGGTGGCCCCCATGAGCGTGGCGTCCTGCTTCGCTGCCCCGCCGAGCGCGCCCCCGATGAACTCGAGCAGGCCGCTGATGAGCGCCCAAGCGGCGAGCACCAGCGCGAACGCGATGGGAGCGCCGACGAACAGCATCGCGATCGCCGCGACGAGCGAGACGACGGCGAGCAGCAATCTCGCGGACGTGCGCGCCGAACGGGCGGTCGCGGTCCAGATGAACACGTGCGAGGCGGCGAGGGCGGCGAACGTCAGGGCGACAACGAGTCGATCGAACGTCAGCTGCTCGTGAAGTGTTGCGGTGAACGTGATACCGAGGCCAGCCACCGCGAGCACGCCGACGCGCACGAGGGCCGCCGCACGCGAACCGGCCTCCGGGGTCGCGGAACGCGTCTCGTCGGATCCGGTCACCGCAGTCACGTTCAACCCCTTTCGTGGCACCCCTCGAGTCTACCGCCTCGCCGCTGATGATGCGCCCGATGCGCACAGGGTCAGACGGTCTGCGCCAAGTCCGCTTACAGCCCGCTCGGCATGTCCTGGAACCGGGAGTAGTGACCCTGGAAGGCGACGGTCACGGTGCCCGTCGGGCCGTTACGCTGCTTGGCAAGGATGAGGTCGGCCTCACCCGCGCGCGGGTTGTCCTTCTCGTACGAGGACTCGCGGTGCAGCAGGATCACCATGTCGGCGTCCTGCTCCAGCGAACCCGACTCGCGCAGGTCGCTGATCGCCGGCATCTTGTCGGAGCGCTGCTCGGAGGCACGGTTGAGCTGCGACAGCGCCACGACGGGCACCTCGAGCTCCTTCGACAGGAGCTTGAGCGCACGCGAGAACTCGCTGACCTCCTGCTGACGGCTTTCGACGCGCTTGCCGCTGGACAGGAGCTGCAGGTAGTCGATGACGACCATCTTGAGGTTGTGGCGCTGCTTCAGGCGACGGCACTTCGCGCGGATCTCGACCAGCGTGAGGTTCGGGCTGTCGTCAATGAACAGCGGCGCCTCGTTGATGCGCGCCTGCGTCGCCGCGAGCTTGGTGAAGTCGCGCTGGTCGAGCGCCCCCTTGCGGAGGGTCTGCATCGGGATGCTTGCCTCGGCCGCGAGCAGTCGCATCGCGATCTCGGCTCGGCCCATCTCGAGCGAGAAGAAGACGGTGGTCGCTCCCGCCCCGACGGACCCGGAGCGAGCGATGTCGAGGGCGAGCGTCGACTTGCCCATTGCGGGTCGAGCCGCGACGATGATCATCTGGCCGGGGGCGAATCCGTTGGTCTTCTCGTCGAGCTCGGCGAAGCCGGTGGGGACGCCCATCATGCCGCCCTCGGACATCTTCGCCTTCTCGATCTCCTCGATCGCGGCAGTCACCGCGTCGGAGAGCGGCACGTAGTCGTTCGCCTGATCGGCACCGGTGACGCCGTAGATCTCGGACTGCGCGCTGTTGACGAGATCGACCGCCTCGCCCTCACCTGCGTAGCCCATCTGCACAATTCGCGTTCCAGCCTCCACGAGGCGGCGGAGCAGCGCCTTCTCTGCGACGATCTCCGCGTAGAAGCTCGC
It encodes the following:
- the dnaB gene encoding replicative DNA helicase, giving the protein MSIAHLGIPDSRSDESQYGNERTPPYDLLAEQSALGGMLLSKDAVADVTGILRGPDFYVPKHEVIYEAVLALYARGEPTDAITVTDQLTKMGDLQRAGGAEYLHTITSIVPTAANASFYAEIVAEKALLRRLVEAGTRIVQMGYAGEGEAVDLVNSAQSEIYGVTGADQANDYVPLSDAVTAAIEEIEKAKMSEGGMMGVPTGFAELDEKTNGFAPGQMIIVAARPAMGKSTLALDIARSGSVGAGATTVFFSLEMGRAEIAMRLLAAEASIPMQTLRKGALDQRDFTKLAATQARINEAPLFIDDSPNLTLVEIRAKCRRLKQRHNLKMVVIDYLQLLSSGKRVESRQQEVSEFSRALKLLSKELEVPVVALSQLNRASEQRSDKMPAISDLRESGSLEQDADMVILLHRESSYEKDNPRAGEADLILAKQRNGPTGTVTVAFQGHYSRFQDMPSGL
- a CDS encoding ABC transporter ATP-binding protein, whose translation is MTESPQPDGTDPVTPSRRDRLRPLELIGFSLVLAVFAALVVLMVTRNWTLTGIAAGVAFIVSVMMVALVGLGKSPSEEDRKAREDLQGPDGTHYH